One stretch of Nitrospira sp. SG-bin1 DNA includes these proteins:
- a CDS encoding transcriptional regulator, which translates to MGVPLLDLKGHHEPLHKEIMAALEQTFQSQTFILGPDVGKLEERVAAYCQTKYGVGVTSGTDALLVALMALGIGPGDEVITTPYSFFATAGAVVRVGAKPVLVDIDPVTYNIDPAGIQSTLTARSKAIIPVHLYGQCADMAPIMDVAKQHNLSVIEDAAQAIGSEYHDGRRACSIGTIGCLSFFPSKNLGCLGDGGMAVTNDPDLAERMRVLRVHGSKPKYYHKWIGGNFRLDTIQAAVLNVKLNYLDGWTKRRQENATRYETLFKQSGLVQNKNVTLPEPAYRDSGVKHYHIYNQFVIRVEQRDALMGHLKQRGIGAEIYYPIPFHLQECFLYLGYREGDFPESERAAKETIAIPIYPELTMEQQTAVVEGIAAFYR; encoded by the coding sequence ATGGGAGTTCCACTGCTTGACTTGAAAGGACACCACGAACCGCTTCACAAGGAGATCATGGCGGCGCTGGAACAGACGTTTCAAAGCCAGACGTTTATTCTCGGCCCGGACGTAGGCAAGCTGGAGGAACGTGTGGCTGCCTATTGCCAGACTAAGTATGGTGTCGGTGTGACCTCTGGAACGGATGCGCTTCTGGTCGCCCTCATGGCCCTCGGTATCGGCCCCGGTGATGAGGTCATCACAACGCCCTATTCGTTCTTTGCCACGGCCGGTGCAGTCGTGAGGGTGGGAGCGAAGCCGGTGCTCGTGGACATCGATCCAGTGACTTATAATATCGACCCCGCCGGAATTCAATCAACGCTGACGGCCAGAAGCAAGGCCATTATCCCGGTACACCTCTACGGACAATGCGCCGACATGGCCCCTATCATGGATGTCGCGAAGCAGCACAATTTGAGCGTCATTGAGGACGCCGCCCAAGCCATCGGTTCCGAATATCATGACGGGCGGCGCGCTTGCAGCATTGGGACCATCGGCTGTCTATCGTTTTTCCCGAGTAAGAATCTCGGATGCTTGGGCGATGGCGGGATGGCGGTGACCAATGATCCTGATCTCGCAGAGCGGATGCGGGTTCTGCGGGTCCATGGGAGCAAGCCGAAGTACTATCACAAGTGGATTGGAGGGAACTTTCGTCTCGATACCATACAGGCAGCGGTTCTGAACGTTAAGCTCAACTATCTTGATGGGTGGACCAAAAGACGACAGGAGAATGCCACCCGATATGAAACTCTGTTCAAGCAGAGCGGCCTTGTGCAGAACAAAAACGTGACATTGCCGGAACCAGCATACCGAGACTCCGGCGTGAAGCATTATCACATTTATAATCAGTTTGTGATAAGGGTTGAGCAACGAGATGCCCTCATGGGGCATTTGAAGCAGCGAGGAATCGGGGCGGAAATTTACTATCCGATCCCATTCCACCTCCAGGAATGTTTTCTCTATTTAGGATACCGTGAAGGAGACTTTCCTGAATCGGAGCGTGCAGCCAAGGAGACCATCGCAATTCCCATATATCCCGAGTTGACTATGGAACAACAGACTGCAGTGGTTGAAGGGATCGCCGCGTTCTACAGATAA